The Engraulis encrasicolus isolate BLACKSEA-1 chromosome 3, IST_EnEncr_1.0, whole genome shotgun sequence genome segment tgttgtAATGTTCATGATTCACAGTATTGTGTTCATTGTTAATTCTAGCCACAAGGTGGTGCAAGTtggagttcaagttcaagttagaAAAGGGGGAAGCGGAAGACAGATAGAAAAGGGAAACCAGAAGGCGCAAAGCAGAATCTGTAACAGGGTTTTGAGAATGAAGaaataataaagaaataataGTTCACTGCATTTGTTGTCCTGGTCATTCATTCAATAACTTTAcagttacatccaagtagtagcctatgcagctcttcGTATATACTGTATCAAACAGAGAGGTAtcagtatggtatcggtatcggccaatactGCACAGTCAGGTATCGGGTATCAGTATCGGGCCCAAACAATGGTATCCTGCTCCTTTTCCAGGTTCTCATTCCCTGAGGATGATAGCCTCCTTCATCGTAGGAGACACCCCCTTCCCAGAAGGCAGCGCTGTAGTTTTGTTGGATGACATTCAAGTTATGTACTATGACACGATTATCGAAAAGCTTGTACACAGAGGACAGAACAACCCCACTGTAAGACCAGGCCCATCTGACTTGAAGTACATTGGAGATGTCATTGGACACATATCAGCACACATGAGGCACAGAGTGTTGTACTTGAACAGTCACCTGAATGACACAAGCAGTAAGTCAGTTCTAAAGATTTGGTTCCTCTAGTGACACAGTCACTCAAAAATAAAAGTGACATTTATCTGTTTGTTATATCTGGAAATTTGACAAGAAATGTATGGTGCACAATGACATATTAGTTGGCTAAAAGTTCATAGATAGATATCCTTTCTTtaatgcacacacaggcagtaaTCATCAATTAGCCATCATAATATGAGTGGATTTATTAAATTAGAAATAATCTTTTATCTCTTTCAGATGTTTGGATCCATCAGCGAACAGCTACATGTGAGATATCGGACAATGATCAGCCCAGGGGTCTAATAATCAGAGATGCCTACAACGGAGAGAGCGGGGACATTCGCTATTACAATCCAGAACTTAACACTCTTCACACTGACCGTGTGTGGCCAGAAGCAGCGGATCATTCAGCTGACAGTCTTCATTTTATGCATGAATACATTTACCATCCCACCTGTATTAGCCTGCTGCAGAAACATCTTGCCAATGAAAGAAACCGGGTTCTTAAAAAAGGTACACTTAATCTATTTACTCACCTTATGACTTAAGCCTTAATCATATTTAATCAGCTGGTCTATACCTGC includes the following:
- the LOC134445068 gene encoding class I histocompatibility antigen, Gogo-OKO alpha chain-like, whose product is MIASFIVGDTPFPEGSAVVLLDDIQVMYYDTIIEKLVHRGQNNPTVRPGPSDLKYIGDVIGHISAHMRHRVLYLNSHLNDTSNVWIHQRTATCEISDNDQPRGLIIRDAYNGESGDIRYYNPELNTLHTDRVWPEAADHSADSLHFMHEYIYHPTCISLLQKHLANERNRVLKKVKPKVRIIQKRGPGSSVRLTCLATGFYPRHINLTLLRDSQPVPDHQITGGELLPNGDETYQMRKSLEVSTEELQQHHYTCTAQHLSLDNKLDVHLDHEWDSVTTSIVPSVLVAVAVCLLGGVVVIFICRRKHSGKIIVLHVRLNH